A genomic stretch from Chloroflexota bacterium includes:
- a CDS encoding ribonuclease HII, translating into MRHERELRLAGFRRIAGIDEVGRGSLAGPVVAAAVVLPDRHRIKGLRDSKVLTRARREALYELILDRAEGVGVGCMEVEVIDRINILQATKLAMRQALGHLSPMPDHLVIDALSLREVDLPQRPIIDGDAISASIAAASIVAKVTRDRICAEFDTRYPAYGFARNKGYGTRRHVEALINEGPCEWHRRSFAPLRLMLAGEQLSLEMLLDGLVLTEEELDPEE; encoded by the coding sequence ATGCGGCACGAGCGCGAGCTGCGTCTCGCCGGGTTCCGCCGCATCGCGGGCATCGACGAGGTGGGGCGCGGGTCGCTGGCCGGACCGGTCGTGGCCGCCGCGGTGGTCCTCCCGGACCGACATCGGATCAAGGGCCTGCGCGACAGCAAGGTGCTCACCCGAGCTCGGCGCGAGGCGCTCTACGAGCTTATCCTCGACCGGGCGGAGGGGGTGGGCGTTGGCTGCATGGAGGTCGAGGTGATCGACCGCATCAACATCCTCCAGGCCACCAAGCTCGCGATGCGCCAGGCGCTCGGGCACTTGAGCCCGATGCCCGACCATCTCGTGATCGACGCACTCAGCCTGCGCGAGGTGGATCTCCCGCAACGACCGATCATCGACGGCGACGCCATCAGTGCCTCGATCGCCGCCGCCAGCATCGTGGCCAAGGTGACCCGCGATCGGATCTGCGCCGAGTTCGACACCCGCTATCCAGCCTACGGATTCGCCCGCAACAAGGGCTACGGCACGCGACGCCACGTCGAGGCGTTGATAAACGAAGGCCCGTGCGAATGGCATCGCCGCTCGTTCGCGCCCCTGCGCCTGATGCTCGCCGGGGAGCAGCTCTCGCTGGAGATGCTGCTCGACGG
- the rplS gene encoding 50S ribosomal protein L19: MDPIKELEREQLRSDVPAIAPGDTVKVSVKVVEGSRERIQIFEGTVMRLRGGGLNQRMTVRRIASGVGVERTFMVHAPRVEKIEIVRHGVARRAQLYFLRDRVGKSATLRERRPGR; this comes from the coding sequence ATGGATCCGATCAAGGAGCTCGAGCGCGAGCAGCTCCGCAGCGACGTCCCCGCGATCGCACCGGGCGACACCGTCAAGGTGTCGGTCAAGGTGGTGGAGGGGAGCCGCGAGCGAATCCAGATCTTCGAGGGGACGGTCATGCGGCTGCGTGGTGGCGGTCTGAATCAGCGCATGACGGTGCGCCGCATCGCGTCCGGCGTCGGCGTCGAACGCACCTTCATGGTGCACGCGCCGCGGGTCGAGAAGATCGAGATCGTGCGGCATGGCGTCGCTCGCCGCGCCCAGCTCTACTTCCTGCGCGATCGGGTCGGAAAGTCAGCCACCCTGCGCGAGCGCCGACCCGGCCGCTGA
- the trmD gene encoding tRNA (guanosine(37)-N1)-methyltransferase TrmD, which translates to MGAERSDTLLHFDVVTLFPELFDAPLRTSVIGRAVERGIISVAVHDLRTHGIGRHRVVDDAPYGGGAGMVMRPEPLFAAIEPLRADGAQVILLDPAGERLTDPLARDLAAARHLVLVCGRYEGIDERARALADREVSIGDYVLTGGELPALVLIDAVGRLVPGVIEADSHESDSFADGLLEGPHYTRPEQFRDAFVPPVLLSGHHAEVARWRRIEALRRTLARRPDLLAAAPLSDEDRAIVEELRRSAD; encoded by the coding sequence ATGGGAGCCGAACGGTCCGACACGCTGCTCCACTTCGATGTCGTCACGCTCTTTCCCGAGCTGTTCGACGCGCCGCTGCGCACCTCGGTCATCGGCCGGGCGGTCGAGCGCGGCATCATCTCGGTGGCGGTTCACGACCTGCGCACTCACGGCATCGGGCGGCACCGGGTCGTCGACGACGCTCCCTACGGTGGGGGAGCGGGGATGGTGATGCGCCCCGAGCCGCTCTTCGCCGCCATTGAGCCGCTCCGCGCGGATGGTGCACAGGTGATCCTGCTGGACCCCGCCGGCGAGCGCCTGACCGATCCGCTGGCTCGCGATCTCGCCGCGGCACGGCACCTGGTTCTGGTCTGCGGCCGATACGAGGGGATCGACGAGCGCGCCCGCGCCCTGGCTGACCGCGAGGTGAGCATCGGCGACTACGTCCTGACCGGTGGCGAGCTGCCGGCCCTGGTGCTCATCGATGCCGTTGGTCGCCTCGTCCCCGGCGTCATCGAGGCCGATTCTCACGAGTCCGACTCCTTCGCGGACGGCCTCCTAGAAGGGCCCCACTACACCCGCCCCGAGCAGTTTCGGGATGCGTTCGTCCCGCCCGTTCTGCTGTCAGGGCATCACGCCGAGGTTGCACGTTGGCGGCGGATCGAGGCCCTGCGCCGCACCCTCGCCCGCCGCCCGGATCTCCTCGCTGCTGCGCCGTTGTCGGATGAGGACCGGGCCATCGTGGAGGAGCTACGACGATCGGCGGATTGA
- the rimM gene encoding ribosome maturation factor RimM (Essential for efficient processing of 16S rRNA), which translates to MSSWRSSATTERLAVARVLGAKGLAGSLRIEALTDHPERLAAGASIWIEDETSSRMILEAGFGGRVPVLRLEGISDRAAAEQLAGRYLEASAEPLPPDTYYWHQLIGLAAIDETGNELGQVVEIFRAGENEVYRIEGPAGELLVPALREVVRSIDVGSGRMVVRYDAEEV; encoded by the coding sequence ATGTCGAGCTGGAGATCGTCGGCGACGACTGAGCGCCTCGCGGTCGCGCGCGTGCTTGGCGCCAAGGGCCTCGCCGGCTCGCTGCGCATCGAAGCCCTCACCGATCATCCCGAGCGGCTGGCCGCCGGCGCGTCGATCTGGATCGAGGACGAGACGAGCTCGCGAATGATCCTCGAGGCCGGCTTTGGCGGTCGGGTGCCGGTTCTTCGGCTCGAGGGGATCTCTGACCGCGCCGCGGCTGAGCAGCTGGCCGGGCGCTATCTGGAGGCGTCGGCGGAGCCCCTGCCTCCGGACACCTATTACTGGCATCAGCTGATCGGCCTCGCGGCCATCGACGAGACGGGGAACGAGCTGGGGCAGGTGGTGGAGATCTTCAGGGCCGGCGAGAACGAGGTGTACCGCATCGAGGGTCCCGCCGGCGAGCTGCTCGTTCCGGCGCTGCGCGAGGTGGTGCGCTCGATCGACGTCGGGTCCGGGCGTATGGTCGTTCGGTACGATGCGGAGGAGGTCTGA
- a CDS encoding KH domain-containing protein, which produces MKAFLEYVARSLVDDPDAVVVEVSEANDEVTLTLKVGEGDMGRIIGRDGRIANAIRSLLRVMGARDGRHVELEIVGDD; this is translated from the coding sequence GTGAAGGCCTTCCTCGAGTACGTCGCACGCTCGCTCGTCGACGATCCTGACGCTGTTGTGGTCGAGGTCAGCGAAGCCAATGACGAGGTCACCCTGACCCTCAAGGTTGGGGAGGGCGACATGGGCCGCATCATCGGGCGCGACGGGCGGATCGCGAATGCCATCCGCAGCCTGCTGCGGGTGATGGGCGCGCGCGACGGGCGGCATGTCGAGCTGGAGATCGTCGGCGACGACTGA
- the rpsP gene encoding 30S ribosomal protein S16 translates to MAVRIRLSRVGATKRPSYRVVVIDRRRPRDGRALEILGFYDPLTKPATVKIDAERLAVWMGKGALPSDTVAKLIKINGSAPSAAGAPALESPAPKPKRSRKKAAAAAKSEEAPAAEEAPAAEEAPAAEPAETDEAAK, encoded by the coding sequence TTGGCAGTACGCATTCGGCTCTCACGCGTGGGAGCCACCAAGCGGCCCAGCTATCGGGTGGTGGTCATCGACCGGCGTCGACCGCGTGATGGCCGCGCGCTGGAGATCCTCGGGTTCTACGACCCGCTGACCAAGCCGGCCACCGTCAAGATCGACGCTGAGCGATTGGCTGTCTGGATGGGCAAGGGTGCCCTGCCCTCGGACACCGTAGCGAAGCTGATCAAGATCAACGGCAGCGCGCCGTCGGCCGCTGGAGCGCCCGCGCTCGAATCGCCTGCTCCCAAACCGAAGCGCTCGCGCAAGAAGGCAGCCGCTGCAGCCAAGTCTGAGGAGGCTCCCGCGGCTGAGGAGGCTCCCGCGGCTGAGGAGGCTCCCGCGGCTGAGCCCGCTGAAACGGACGAGGCCGCAAAGTGA
- a CDS encoding DUF3352 domain-containing protein, whose protein sequence is MRRLVVAVTALLVTLGGAVVVGYLLLLSAVADRASRAAPADTAIYVNAYLQPSAGQQMNLFGLVGELRGFGDPATLEAKIDEVAGRLLGQAGIDYSSDVRPWLGAQIAIAVAPAEAGSPPSKLLLVAVKDSDEARTGVPRLFASLEIAFAQETFRGHALMTSDQTSYALLDDLLVVANTPERLRASLEADADVAPSLADSPAFTAAMRRVASDHLASVYVDLPRAVGLAAGDELGGFGTAALALTADADGLRIGGVAPFTADAASESARAAFALGTQQSTLAGWMPRTTSAEVVLFGAAQSFEDLEASLAGETALTPAIDALNQLRGIAALGLGINFNRDLLPLFDGEGAVALQSFDADGFHAQVLLRPSDAAAAQAALDRMRSSRADRGSRVTTSEVAGTTITTVAVVPIGTVSYAMLDDVVILALDPADVTAALEAHAAGETLANDDRYRAPFELAGAHAGNEFWADLPTMVDAVAGIFDPGNEVRDILHQIGELAISATATDDRLEISGVLTVR, encoded by the coding sequence ATGCGGCGGCTCGTCGTCGCGGTCACCGCTCTGCTCGTCACGCTCGGGGGAGCGGTGGTGGTCGGCTATCTGCTTCTCCTCTCCGCCGTCGCGGACCGGGCCTCCCGCGCGGCACCGGCCGACACCGCGATCTACGTCAACGCCTACCTCCAGCCGTCGGCCGGGCAGCAGATGAACCTGTTCGGCCTCGTCGGTGAGCTGCGCGGCTTCGGCGATCCGGCGACCCTCGAGGCCAAGATCGACGAGGTGGCAGGACGCCTCCTTGGCCAGGCGGGGATCGACTACTCGTCAGACGTCCGCCCCTGGCTGGGCGCTCAGATTGCGATCGCCGTCGCGCCCGCTGAGGCCGGCTCGCCGCCGAGCAAGCTCCTGCTCGTCGCAGTGAAGGACTCCGATGAAGCGCGCACGGGGGTGCCACGCCTGTTTGCGTCGCTGGAGATCGCGTTCGCGCAGGAGACGTTCCGGGGCCACGCCCTGATGACGAGCGACCAGACGAGCTACGCCCTGCTCGACGACCTGCTGGTGGTGGCCAACACGCCGGAGCGGCTGCGCGCCTCCCTCGAGGCCGATGCGGACGTCGCTCCGTCCCTGGCCGACTCACCGGCCTTCACGGCCGCCATGCGTCGGGTCGCGAGCGATCACCTGGCGTCCGTGTACGTGGACCTGCCACGAGCGGTTGGCCTGGCGGCGGGGGATGAGCTCGGAGGATTCGGCACCGCGGCCCTGGCGCTCACCGCGGATGCCGACGGCCTGCGCATCGGCGGCGTGGCCCCGTTCACCGCAGACGCCGCCAGCGAAAGTGCCCGCGCGGCGTTCGCGCTCGGCACGCAGCAGTCCACCCTCGCCGGCTGGATGCCGCGGACCACGAGCGCCGAGGTCGTCCTCTTCGGCGCCGCACAGAGCTTCGAGGACCTGGAGGCGAGCCTGGCTGGCGAGACGGCCCTCACCCCCGCGATCGATGCGCTGAACCAGCTCCGCGGGATCGCAGCTCTCGGGCTGGGGATCAACTTCAACCGCGACCTGCTGCCGCTCTTCGATGGCGAGGGCGCGGTGGCGCTGCAGAGCTTTGACGCCGATGGCTTCCACGCACAGGTTCTGCTGCGTCCGTCCGATGCGGCTGCTGCGCAGGCTGCCCTCGATCGGATGCGGTCTTCACGGGCCGATCGCGGGTCGAGGGTGACCACGAGCGAGGTGGCGGGCACCACGATCACCACGGTCGCAGTCGTGCCGATCGGCACAGTCTCCTACGCGATGCTGGACGATGTCGTGATCCTGGCTCTCGATCCGGCCGACGTCACGGCGGCGTTGGAGGCGCATGCCGCCGGAGAGACGCTTGCCAACGACGATCGGTACCGGGCGCCGTTTGAGCTCGCCGGTGCGCACGCCGGCAACGAATTCTGGGCCGACCTACCAACCATGGTCGACGCGGTGGCTGGCATCTTCGACCCCGGAAACGAAGTTCGCGATATCCTCCACCAGATCGGCGAGCTTGCAATCAGCGCAACCGCCACCGACGATCGGCTGGAAATCAGTGGCGTGCTGACCGTCAGATGA
- the ffh gene encoding signal recognition particle protein codes for MRDNEPRIGYCMFESLSARLQGVVDRLRGKAKITEADLDVALREIRLALLEADVNFRVVKDFVAKVRERALGADVLTGVHPGQQVVKAVHDELVAVLGGARHVLKLDGRPSLVMLVGLQGSGKTTTAAKLAVRLRRDGHKPLLVAADVYRPAAVDQLVSLGDQIGVEVHTRPAGTPALEIARSGMEQARQRSLDVVLLDTAGRLHVDEPMMDELVRVAGAVTPAETLLVVDAMTGQDAVKVAEAFHHRLPLTALVLTKMDGDARGGAALSIRSATGLPIAFIGTGERTDGLEPFHPDRLAQRILGMGDIRSLVERAQETVDQDEAERVAQRLMESRFTLDDFRSQLAQVKKMGPIGQLVGMIPGARQLAGAAQQAVDDGQLKHIEAIIDSMTPAERRHPELIKASRRRRIATGSGTTPADVNRLLKQFGEMQRLMRQLGSVRLPRSESGLRSILGG; via the coding sequence ATGCGCGACAACGAACCCCGCATCGGTTACTGCATGTTCGAATCGCTGTCCGCACGGCTGCAGGGCGTCGTCGATCGCCTGCGCGGCAAGGCCAAGATCACCGAGGCCGACCTTGACGTTGCGCTGCGCGAGATCCGCCTTGCGCTGCTCGAGGCGGACGTCAACTTCCGCGTGGTCAAGGACTTCGTGGCGAAGGTCCGCGAGCGTGCCCTGGGAGCGGACGTGCTGACCGGCGTGCACCCGGGCCAGCAGGTGGTCAAGGCGGTCCATGACGAGCTGGTGGCGGTGCTTGGCGGCGCGCGCCACGTGCTCAAGCTCGACGGCAGGCCAAGCCTGGTGATGCTCGTCGGCCTGCAGGGATCGGGCAAGACGACGACCGCCGCCAAGCTGGCGGTGCGGCTCCGTCGCGACGGGCACAAGCCCCTCCTCGTCGCTGCCGACGTCTACCGCCCCGCCGCGGTCGACCAGCTCGTCTCGCTCGGTGACCAGATCGGCGTGGAGGTTCACACCCGTCCCGCCGGGACACCGGCGCTGGAGATCGCCCGCTCGGGGATGGAGCAGGCCCGCCAGCGAAGCCTGGACGTCGTGCTGCTCGACACCGCCGGGCGGCTGCACGTGGATGAGCCGATGATGGACGAGCTGGTGCGCGTCGCCGGGGCCGTCACCCCGGCCGAGACGCTGCTGGTCGTCGACGCGATGACCGGGCAGGACGCGGTCAAGGTGGCCGAGGCGTTTCACCATCGACTGCCGCTCACCGCGCTGGTGCTGACCAAGATGGATGGCGACGCGCGTGGCGGTGCGGCGCTCAGCATTCGGAGCGCCACCGGGCTGCCGATCGCCTTCATCGGCACCGGGGAGCGCACCGACGGCCTCGAGCCATTCCACCCCGATCGGCTCGCTCAGCGGATCCTGGGGATGGGGGACATCCGGTCGCTCGTCGAGCGAGCGCAGGAGACGGTCGACCAGGACGAGGCGGAGCGGGTCGCGCAGCGCCTGATGGAGTCTCGCTTCACGCTCGACGATTTTCGCTCGCAGCTGGCGCAGGTCAAGAAGATGGGGCCGATCGGGCAGCTGGTCGGCATGATCCCCGGCGCCAGGCAGCTGGCCGGTGCCGCCCAGCAGGCGGTCGATGACGGGCAGCTCAAGCACATCGAGGCGATCATCGACTCGATGACACCGGCGGAGCGCCGGCATCCGGAGCTGATCAAGGCCAGCCGCCGTCGGCGGATCGCGACGGGCAGCGGAACGACCCCCGCCGACGTCAATCGGCTGCTCAAGCAGTTCGGGGAGATGCAGCGACTGATGCGCCAGCTCGGCTCGGTTCGGCTGCCGCGGAGCGAGAGCGGTCTGCGCAGCATCCTGGGCGGCTAG